A genomic segment from Legionella quinlivanii encodes:
- the dacB gene encoding D-alanyl-D-alanine carboxypeptidase/D-alanyl-D-alanine-endopeptidase, translated as MRVISILFLLFSSSVYADLNKKIEQIIQNKLPQATVGIVVKDAVTSEIVYSRNPDKLLAPASSTKLLTAAAALYQLTPEYKFKTQLLTKGDDVYVVFNGSPSLTSKDLASLLASLPKKIKGNLIMDVSHFKPPYYPGGTSFDDLGWYYAAPDTAAILDANEAAFKFTSARLLNKRVQIESQKPDNPLHLINEVNTVSAQTEKNHCNMNIEVMPGNTLKLYGCLAQSKEPKIMRLAIPQPVARARELIENYLKKHHIALNGHVNTGKAPADAKMIASLESPATEHLIRHMLQESDNLYANSFTKELGFAVTGEGSYKQGVFAIKQILNKNTSVDVKKIALYDGEGTRYNLLTAQQLVNLLDSLYQNQRLREILFKALPQSGSSGSLKARMTKTDLNHLVYAKTGTLHDASSLSGFLMRPERNPLIFSIIINGVEKPIYIAKGLEEEILLAVYQNS; from the coding sequence ATGCGAGTTATCAGTATACTGTTTCTATTATTCAGTTCCTCTGTTTATGCGGATCTCAATAAGAAAATTGAGCAAATAATTCAAAACAAATTGCCTCAGGCGACTGTAGGAATAGTGGTGAAAGATGCTGTAACAAGCGAAATTGTCTACAGTAGAAATCCTGATAAACTATTAGCCCCCGCAAGCAGCACCAAGCTGCTAACCGCTGCGGCAGCGCTGTATCAATTGACTCCGGAATATAAGTTCAAAACTCAATTACTGACAAAAGGGGATGATGTGTATGTGGTTTTCAATGGCTCCCCTTCATTAACCTCCAAAGATTTGGCCAGTTTGCTTGCAAGTCTTCCAAAGAAAATCAAAGGGAATCTTATAATGGATGTATCTCATTTTAAACCGCCTTATTATCCTGGTGGAACCTCCTTTGATGATCTGGGCTGGTACTATGCTGCTCCAGATACAGCGGCAATTCTTGATGCGAACGAGGCTGCATTTAAATTTACCAGCGCCAGGCTTTTAAACAAGCGCGTTCAGATTGAGTCGCAGAAGCCTGATAATCCACTCCATCTCATCAATGAGGTGAATACGGTATCTGCTCAAACCGAAAAAAATCATTGTAATATGAATATTGAAGTCATGCCTGGCAATACCTTGAAGCTGTATGGCTGTCTCGCCCAGTCTAAAGAGCCCAAGATAATGAGACTGGCCATTCCTCAGCCGGTAGCAAGAGCCAGGGAGTTAATTGAAAACTATCTCAAAAAACATCATATTGCTTTGAACGGTCATGTGAATACCGGTAAAGCGCCTGCCGATGCAAAAATGATCGCCAGCCTGGAATCACCTGCCACGGAACACTTGATTAGGCATATGCTGCAAGAGTCAGATAATCTGTATGCGAATAGCTTTACTAAAGAGCTGGGCTTTGCTGTTACGGGTGAAGGTTCCTACAAGCAAGGGGTATTTGCAATTAAACAGATATTAAACAAGAATACCTCGGTTGATGTTAAGAAAATTGCTCTTTACGACGGCGAGGGAACACGTTACAACCTGTTGACAGCTCAGCAACTCGTTAATCTGCTGGACTCCTTGTATCAAAATCAAAGGTTGCGTGAAATCCTTTTTAAGGCATTGCCGCAATCAGGCAGCAGCGGCAGTCTGAAGGCACGTATGACCAAGACGGATCTGAATCATTTGGTTTATGCCAAAACGGGAACGCTCCATGATGCATCCTCATTATCCGGTTTTCTGATGCGTCCTGAAAGAAATCCGCTGATCTTTTCAATCATTATCAACGGAGTTGAAAAGCCCATTTATATCGCAAAGGGATTGGAAGAGGAAATTCTTCTGGCAGTGTATCAGAACTCTTGA
- a CDS encoding PqiC family protein: MKKYLLIVLTLLLAACGRSKEPLLYVINPILNTSSQAYTHSVMRIGIDDVSIPEYLAKPQLMFFLSANQSKMEDDHQWAEGLQSNVKRVLRSNLSTLIPNAVVEVAPWDPKFDPAIQLQVNINEFKVDSQGNSILQADYVIYGPSFENRKYSVYYHIKLPVVNQQTLVSSMNANFTCLSSDISRHIPVKLADKPKESPETSLPPLTTK; this comes from the coding sequence ATGAAGAAATATCTCTTAATTGTACTGACGTTACTCTTAGCCGCCTGTGGTCGAAGTAAAGAGCCATTGTTATATGTTATTAATCCCATTTTAAATACAAGCTCACAGGCATACACTCATTCAGTGATGCGTATCGGTATCGATGATGTGAGCATACCGGAGTACCTGGCCAAGCCTCAGCTGATGTTTTTCCTTAGCGCTAATCAGAGCAAAATGGAAGATGATCATCAATGGGCAGAAGGTTTGCAGAGTAATGTTAAACGAGTGCTTCGCAGCAATCTGTCCACGCTTATTCCTAATGCCGTGGTTGAAGTAGCTCCCTGGGACCCCAAATTTGATCCCGCCATTCAGCTTCAGGTAAACATTAACGAATTTAAAGTAGATAGTCAGGGCAACAGTATCCTTCAGGCAGATTACGTCATCTATGGACCATCTTTTGAGAATAGAAAATACAGTGTTTACTATCACATAAAGTTACCCGTTGTTAACCAACAAACCCTTGTAAGCAGTATGAACGCTAATTTTACCTGCCTAAGCAGTGATATCAGCCGCCACATCCCGGTAAAATTAGCCGATAAACCCAAGGAGTCTCCAGAGACTTCCTTGCCGCCTCTAACTACGAAATAA
- a CDS encoding MlaD family protein, producing MEQERFYIGTGIFVFFALILAVFGTLFVYNQYLHGKIETYVMLFKGSLSGLDATSPITYRGVKIGEVKRVELTATKSKTNVSIPVYVEFFVEKSFEPGDNPIQILIQNGIVATISSPNLLTGTSSIELVLAEKKQASVKARTFHGVPLFPTEVAVEDDMSAKDTMRTARRTLNDISNFVKSKELKEAIIAIQTMADSINQFADLMTGQIPSALIYWNESLKEVSKMAYSVRTLSDYLARHPDALLRGR from the coding sequence ATGGAACAGGAAAGATTTTATATCGGAACAGGTATTTTTGTTTTTTTTGCTCTAATTCTAGCCGTATTTGGTACCCTGTTCGTTTACAATCAATACCTTCATGGCAAAATAGAAACCTATGTCATGTTATTTAAAGGCTCTCTCAGCGGACTGGATGCGACATCGCCTATCACCTATCGCGGGGTTAAGATCGGTGAAGTCAAACGTGTTGAACTGACCGCGACTAAGTCCAAGACCAATGTGTCTATTCCCGTATATGTGGAATTCTTTGTCGAGAAGTCATTTGAGCCTGGGGATAATCCAATTCAAATCCTTATCCAGAATGGGATTGTTGCTACTATTTCATCACCCAATTTGCTGACAGGAACCTCCAGTATTGAGCTTGTTCTTGCGGAAAAAAAGCAGGCGTCTGTTAAAGCGAGAACATTTCATGGCGTCCCTTTATTTCCAACAGAGGTGGCTGTTGAAGACGATATGAGCGCCAAAGATACGATGCGAACAGCCAGGCGAACACTGAATGACATTAGTAATTTTGTTAAATCGAAAGAACTAAAAGAAGCTATTATAGCTATTCAGACAATGGCTGACAGCATTAATCAATTTGCCGATTTGATGACAGGCCAGATTCCAAGCGCCTTGATCTATTGGAATGAAAGTTTGAAAGAGGTATCCAAAATGGCTTATTCCGTGCGCACGCTTAGTGATTATCTGGCGCGCCATCCAGACGCCTTGCTAAGAGGAAGGTGA
- a CDS encoding ABC transporter permease, giving the protein MSKFFFYTGQKIFSLHRAITLFFVYLGHLSYCFIFKWQDVRWSHTILGTLHSGSVLVFPLLILSCLIGMSLAYSINYILAPFNLQNQALFIAQSTIIRDMAPLPIGFIFCVQCGLNLINPDHPSLNHTPDRVMLETIIPLIVGVNITAMLLYTYISAAFFLSVFLTFSYLLHMSTDEYLLRLSEIINPADVITSLIKTILYASIASYTAGYYYYYVTNKVMPVRRAVSRIITRGLFWLVVISVLVKLNFT; this is encoded by the coding sequence ATGTCAAAATTTTTTTTTTACACCGGCCAGAAAATTTTTAGTCTGCATCGAGCAATTACTCTCTTTTTTGTTTATCTGGGCCATTTATCCTATTGCTTCATCTTCAAATGGCAGGATGTGCGCTGGAGCCATACCATTCTCGGTACTCTGCATTCAGGGTCAGTGCTTGTGTTTCCTCTCCTTATACTGAGCTGCCTGATTGGGATGTCTCTGGCTTATAGCATTAACTACATACTGGCACCATTCAATTTGCAGAATCAGGCATTATTTATTGCGCAAAGCACTATAATCCGCGATATGGCGCCGCTGCCGATTGGTTTTATCTTCTGTGTACAATGCGGGCTTAATCTGATTAACCCGGATCACCCCAGTTTAAATCATACGCCCGATCGGGTAATGCTGGAAACAATTATTCCCTTGATTGTTGGTGTCAACATTACAGCGATGTTACTTTACACCTACATATCAGCGGCTTTTTTTCTCAGTGTCTTTTTAACCTTTTCCTATCTTTTACATATGAGCACCGACGAATACCTTTTACGTCTTTCAGAAATTATTAATCCAGCGGATGTAATCACTTCGCTGATCAAAACTATTCTGTATGCGAGTATTGCCAGTTATACTGCAGGTTATTACTATTACTACGTTACCAATAAGGTGATGCCGGTCAGAAGAGCAGTTTCAAGAATTATAACCCGGGGTTTATTTTGGCTGGTTGTGATTAGTGTGTTGGTCAAACTGAACTTTACTTAA
- a CDS encoding Stealth CR1 domain-containing protein, translated as MNPIDAVISWVDGHDPVYLDKLRSFCEQLGIKQHAAVEPTRINHCNEIQYCLLSLERFAPWIRTIFILTNQQIPSVIADLEGSSLAKKIKIIDQNELLLQFGSKTPVFNSISVEWLIWHIPGLSDQFLYLNDDFFIIREVSPEDFFCNQQLILRGEWKVQAEKKWAYRLQKQICQWFSLKEPLPKTNPHRAWQEKSARMSGWDTHFYLLPHAPFPLFRSSFEKYMTNNSELFSRNIRIPFRHEDQVSSVPLIVHFDLKEKRAVHDLKKQVTMVNGASHSFPKIKQRLNNAHKNKNVAFVCMQSIDQAPAEVQEYMLNWLEQHIAKGFE; from the coding sequence ATGAATCCAATTGATGCGGTTATTTCATGGGTTGACGGCCATGATCCTGTATATCTGGATAAGTTGCGATCGTTTTGCGAACAATTGGGAATCAAACAACATGCGGCCGTTGAACCAACACGCATTAACCACTGTAATGAAATACAGTATTGCCTGCTTTCTCTTGAGCGTTTTGCCCCATGGATTAGAACAATCTTTATTCTCACCAATCAGCAAATTCCTTCGGTAATCGCAGATTTGGAGGGTAGTAGCCTGGCAAAAAAAATCAAAATAATTGATCAGAATGAATTGCTTTTACAGTTTGGATCAAAAACACCTGTATTCAACAGCATCAGTGTAGAATGGTTAATTTGGCATATTCCCGGCTTGTCGGATCAATTTCTTTATCTCAACGACGATTTTTTTATCATTCGTGAGGTTAGCCCTGAGGATTTTTTTTGTAACCAGCAATTAATTCTTCGAGGAGAATGGAAGGTGCAGGCAGAAAAAAAATGGGCTTATCGACTGCAAAAACAGATATGCCAATGGTTTAGCCTTAAGGAACCACTTCCGAAGACTAATCCTCACCGCGCATGGCAGGAAAAATCTGCCAGAATGAGCGGTTGGGATACGCATTTTTATCTTCTCCCGCATGCCCCTTTCCCTTTATTCCGAAGTTCTTTTGAAAAGTACATGACAAACAATTCTGAGTTGTTTTCCAGGAATATACGAATTCCATTTCGTCATGAGGATCAGGTATCCAGCGTACCACTGATAGTTCATTTTGATTTAAAAGAAAAGCGGGCAGTGCATGATCTTAAAAAACAGGTGACGATGGTTAATGGGGCCAGCCATTCTTTTCCAAAAATAAAACAACGCCTGAATAATGCCCATAAAAATAAGAATGTCGCGTTTGTATGCATGCAAAGTATTGATCAGGCGCCAGCAGAGGTTCAGGAGTATATGCTGAATTGGCTGGAACAGCATATTGCAAAAGGATTTGAATGA
- a CDS encoding glycosyltransferase family 4 protein: MNIVIDITRLMRRKLKKQTITGIDRVTQAFVNHYSGRGLALVRWSGRSWILPQVQSQALFKWLNSEGTRSQLAKYILSGIFSRKKMTKEKQTFLLNTGHVGLGQSDYQRLAKEEGIKPVFIVHDTIPIVYPEYCSPGEDRRYHEKMASILPLASAIITNSEATLNDLILYSKQHNYNLPYTKAILLGSGIPPAIEPGLRPLQKPYFVMLSTIEPRKNHLLILQIWRQLVEQMGENAPHLVIIGKRGWECENVVDILERCHLLKTFVTELSHCPDADLVTYLSHSQALLFPSFSEGFGLPLVEALTLKVPVIASDLAVFKEIAGNIPEYIDPLDGKRWKELILEYATSESICRREQIERIHHFKYPSWAEYFEQMDSVLKEINCTSHKDIVA, translated from the coding sequence ATGAACATAGTTATTGATATCACTCGGCTAATGCGGCGTAAACTTAAAAAACAAACGATTACGGGTATTGACAGGGTTACTCAGGCTTTCGTCAATCATTATAGCGGAAGAGGGCTCGCGCTTGTACGCTGGAGCGGCCGGAGCTGGATTTTACCGCAGGTTCAATCTCAGGCATTATTCAAATGGCTGAACAGTGAAGGTACTCGCTCCCAGTTAGCCAAATATATTCTTAGCGGCATTTTCTCGCGCAAGAAAATGACTAAAGAGAAGCAAACCTTTTTACTAAATACGGGGCATGTCGGTTTAGGGCAATCCGATTATCAGAGGCTGGCAAAAGAAGAGGGTATTAAACCCGTTTTTATCGTTCATGATACTATCCCGATTGTGTATCCTGAATATTGCAGCCCGGGAGAAGACAGACGATACCACGAAAAAATGGCTTCCATTCTACCGCTGGCAAGCGCAATCATCACCAATTCAGAGGCGACTTTGAATGACTTAATCCTTTATTCAAAGCAGCACAATTATAATTTACCTTATACTAAGGCTATCCTTCTGGGTTCAGGAATTCCACCGGCTATTGAGCCTGGTTTAAGACCGCTCCAGAAGCCTTATTTTGTGATGTTAAGTACCATTGAACCACGAAAAAACCATTTATTAATACTGCAGATATGGCGCCAGTTAGTGGAACAGATGGGAGAAAACGCTCCTCATCTAGTCATCATTGGCAAACGCGGCTGGGAGTGTGAAAATGTGGTTGATATTCTAGAGCGTTGTCATCTTCTTAAAACGTTCGTCACTGAATTATCTCATTGTCCGGATGCGGACTTAGTCACCTATCTTTCTCACTCTCAAGCTCTGCTTTTTCCATCGTTCAGCGAGGGATTTGGCTTGCCTCTTGTTGAGGCCTTAACGCTGAAAGTACCAGTGATTGCCAGCGACCTGGCGGTGTTTAAAGAAATTGCAGGGAACATTCCTGAGTATATTGATCCTTTGGATGGCAAGCGCTGGAAAGAGCTTATCTTGGAATACGCCACATCGGAGAGTATTTGCAGAAGGGAGCAGATTGAGCGTATTCATCATTTCAAATACCCTTCATGGGCTGAGTATTTTGAACAAATGGATTCTGTTTTGAAAGAGATAAACTGTACTTCTCACAAAGACATTGTTGCGTAA
- a CDS encoding PP2C family serine/threonine-protein phosphatase — protein MPNNSTETMPVPGDNPNEEISKHRYAGSQLKGGRNYQEDTAAWFKSDSASLDLTPLQIGQRLWTAYRQIDAEILRDKTLEKVGSTAVTTVIKNNFLITALLADAAAFAAVYNESGEVIDVYRLNSREHKPELERARIMEYEDYYVLNGRVWGRLAVSRAIGDAFFLPVIADSDISIVDLSNIPIGYSVKLISSSDGFTDGARKQIKLLNDVKKGQENYLKEAIAAAGNAETISEDQLSEHLVYWAITNGSSDNVTVAVQTVKRPNKVPGFIGMSGIYDGHGGQQVSAYIATHIKDKLKTLFTMSEEDYQKLEDSAFSQEKAFLRDNADLKVFDLNTRLKKPEPVSETSAASDAEKISAPGNAGFFQANSSPKKGLKRTVSVLDLKTVQTNVSDTEDVKQLNKKARQDDDSSSNFVP, from the coding sequence ATGCCAAACAATTCTACTGAGACTATGCCAGTACCTGGCGATAATCCAAACGAGGAAATTTCTAAACACAGATACGCTGGCAGCCAGTTAAAGGGGGGACGTAATTACCAGGAAGATACTGCTGCCTGGTTTAAATCTGACTCCGCTTCTTTGGATTTGACACCCCTTCAGATTGGCCAGCGTCTATGGACTGCTTATCGACAAATTGACGCCGAAATACTTAGAGATAAAACACTTGAAAAAGTCGGTTCAACCGCAGTTACAACAGTGATTAAAAATAATTTCCTAATTACCGCACTTCTTGCAGATGCTGCAGCATTCGCAGCTGTTTATAATGAATCTGGCGAAGTGATTGATGTCTACAGATTAAATTCGAGAGAGCACAAGCCTGAGCTCGAAAGAGCACGTATAATGGAATACGAAGATTATTATGTTTTAAATGGCCGGGTTTGGGGCAGGCTTGCCGTTTCCAGAGCAATTGGAGATGCTTTTTTTCTGCCTGTTATCGCCGACTCAGATATCTCCATTGTCGACTTGTCCAATATTCCCATAGGATATTCAGTAAAATTAATAAGCTCTTCAGACGGCTTTACAGATGGAGCACGCAAGCAGATAAAGTTGCTTAATGACGTTAAAAAGGGACAGGAAAACTATCTCAAAGAAGCAATCGCTGCTGCTGGTAACGCAGAAACCATTTCAGAAGATCAGCTGTCTGAGCATCTTGTTTACTGGGCTATCACAAATGGATCTAGCGACAATGTGACCGTCGCAGTGCAAACTGTTAAGCGGCCAAATAAGGTGCCTGGTTTTATTGGCATGAGCGGCATATACGATGGCCACGGTGGACAACAGGTTTCGGCTTACATAGCTACCCATATCAAGGATAAACTGAAAACCCTTTTCACAATGAGTGAAGAGGACTATCAAAAGCTTGAAGACAGTGCTTTTTCTCAGGAAAAAGCCTTTCTTCGCGACAATGCAGATCTGAAAGTATTTGATCTGAATACCCGATTGAAAAAGCCTGAGCCTGTTAGTGAAACATCAGCTGCTTCCGATGCAGAAAAAATATCCGCACCAGGCAACGCTGGTTTCTTCCAAGCGAACAGTTCACCGAAAAAAGGATTAAAAAGGACTGTATCAGTATTGGATCTAAAGACAGTACAAACAAATGTAAGCGATACAGAGGACGTGAAGCAGCTCAATAAAAAGGCAAGGCAGGATGACGATTCATCCTCAAATTTTGTCCCGTGA
- a CDS encoding ATP-binding cassette domain-containing protein: MSLFKFYQSLFRYQKKQPVLFSLLFISVILSVVFQCIQPVIVEWLINDVLKTNNISLLALTMFLLLANYILFIFAFLMRTKILSAMGAKIISHLRYKMFVTLQNLNLNSYYKKQSSPLISYFSEHLALIESTTLFSTWSLLSDVLLCFVAGALLFYFDWIIALIILPSLVIILALPRYFFRKTEQAISDKQRMDAQILDTVQENIKMQDVIRLELLKEFKKNKFKSFLAQSTEANYKYNINLGLSSASLLIGINFSMLLIYILGGVLVFFNLLSLGSFIAFILLFRNFLSSVNSISNTLPVIMRCASSLKIIEDLLEMEEASGKEVFLPRLEKGIYIKDVFFNYDDRTVLKQINFKIAAGQFIGIVGLSGSGKSTLLKLILKEIIPASGTIFFDSKDYRDFPQETLLAQTSVVLQEPKLFEGSILENIRMGRLDASENEIIEAAKQAGIHNEIMQLPDTYNTLIGPKNSDLSGGQKQRICIARALVANPAILCLDEASSALDPFSSSLIDETIDKLSGLHTIISITHRLSSVVNADLILVMKEGEIVESGNHSSLINQNGFYNQLWNKQKGFTLMPEQGFVRVNPAWLEHIPLFADFDKHLMVDIANNMTTERFDRHEIVFKQGEQGDKFYIIAIGMVDVFSVEDGEEVLIASLSDGDFFGEVALLYNCERNATVKTSSTCLLLSLSSDGFYKIIEHLPKGKKHYLLEKAYARLSGEQKLKNIPARFTIQA; the protein is encoded by the coding sequence ATGAGTCTTTTTAAATTTTATCAAAGCTTATTTAGATATCAGAAAAAACAGCCTGTATTGTTTTCACTTTTATTTATCTCCGTTATCCTTTCAGTAGTGTTTCAATGCATTCAACCTGTGATCGTTGAGTGGTTAATTAATGATGTTCTAAAAACGAATAATATTTCTCTGTTAGCGCTGACGATGTTTCTGTTACTGGCTAACTATATTCTTTTTATTTTTGCATTTCTGATGCGCACAAAAATTCTGTCCGCTATGGGGGCAAAGATTATCAGTCATTTAAGATATAAAATGTTTGTGACTCTTCAGAATTTAAATCTGAACTCCTATTACAAAAAACAATCCTCTCCTCTGATCTCATATTTTAGTGAACATCTTGCACTGATTGAAAGTACTACCCTGTTTTCAACCTGGAGTCTTTTGAGTGATGTTTTACTTTGTTTTGTTGCAGGAGCCCTTCTGTTTTATTTTGACTGGATTATTGCTCTGATTATTTTACCCAGCCTGGTAATAATTCTGGCGCTGCCACGTTACTTTTTCAGAAAGACCGAGCAGGCAATAAGCGACAAACAAAGAATGGATGCCCAAATACTGGATACCGTTCAAGAAAATATCAAAATGCAGGACGTAATACGATTAGAGCTTTTAAAAGAGTTTAAAAAAAACAAATTTAAATCCTTTCTCGCACAATCAACTGAGGCTAATTATAAATATAACATTAATTTAGGCCTTTCCAGTGCCTCTTTGCTAATTGGCATCAATTTTTCCATGCTCTTGATTTATATTCTGGGAGGGGTCCTGGTATTTTTTAATTTATTAAGCCTGGGCTCGTTTATCGCATTTATTCTGCTATTCAGAAACTTTTTATCATCAGTAAATAGTATCAGCAACACCTTGCCTGTTATTATGCGCTGTGCCTCAAGCTTGAAGATCATTGAAGATTTACTGGAGATGGAAGAAGCATCCGGTAAAGAAGTTTTTCTTCCACGACTTGAGAAAGGAATTTATATAAAAGACGTTTTCTTTAATTACGATGACAGAACCGTCTTGAAACAGATTAATTTTAAAATAGCAGCAGGACAATTCATAGGGATTGTTGGCCTGAGCGGCTCAGGTAAAAGCACCCTTTTAAAACTTATTCTCAAGGAAATTATTCCTGCTTCTGGTACTATCTTTTTTGATTCAAAAGATTATCGTGATTTTCCCCAGGAAACATTGCTCGCTCAGACTTCGGTGGTATTGCAGGAACCCAAGCTTTTTGAGGGAAGCATTCTGGAAAACATTAGAATGGGGCGTTTGGACGCGTCAGAAAATGAAATTATTGAGGCCGCAAAACAAGCTGGAATTCACAATGAAATTATGCAGCTTCCTGACACCTATAATACGCTGATCGGTCCTAAAAACTCAGATCTTTCTGGAGGCCAGAAACAAAGGATCTGTATAGCCCGCGCACTGGTTGCCAACCCGGCGATTCTTTGCCTCGATGAAGCAAGCTCCGCCCTGGATCCCTTTTCTTCTTCACTAATCGATGAAACCATCGATAAATTATCCGGCTTACATACTATTATTTCAATAACCCACAGGCTTAGTTCGGTTGTCAATGCTGATTTGATTCTGGTTATGAAGGAAGGTGAAATTGTAGAATCGGGCAATCACAGCTCTTTAATTAATCAGAATGGATTTTATAATCAGCTATGGAATAAACAAAAAGGCTTCACCTTAATGCCGGAACAGGGCTTCGTACGCGTTAATCCCGCATGGCTTGAACATATTCCTCTTTTTGCGGATTTCGATAAACATCTCATGGTTGACATTGCGAACAACATGACTACCGAGCGATTTGACCGACATGAAATCGTGTTCAAACAAGGCGAACAGGGGGATAAGTTTTATATCATCGCTATCGGTATGGTTGATGTCTTTTCTGTTGAAGATGGTGAAGAAGTGCTTATTGCAAGTTTAAGTGACGGTGACTTTTTTGGAGAAGTCGCCTTGCTTTATAATTGTGAGCGAAATGCCACTGTTAAAACAAGTTCGACCTGCCTGTTGTTGTCTCTGTCTTCCGATGGATTTTATAAAATTATTGAGCATTTACCAAAAGGGAAAAAACACTATTTACTTGAGAAGGCCTATGCTCGTTTGAGCGGCGAACAAAAACTAAAAAATATCCCTGCTCGTTTTACGATTCAGGCATAA
- a CDS encoding histidine decarboxylase: MPQKLAMYLAKLKEKTTTHAGYPYNLNYNYDELIPFLKFSLNNLGDPFVQSNYQIESREFELEVLEFFAELYKCSNWWGYITHCGTESNLHAMLLAREYYPNGVLYFSEDTHYSIKKAAKIFCIPYKEIKSQSNGELDYQQLYDELDSTRPVILNLNIGTTFKGAIDDINQISACFEEKGIKEYYIHCDAALGGMLVPYLAPDMINFHANIHSIAISGHKFIGVPFPCGIILTYKSVAKKFCNFIEYLNSNDATISGSRNGHAALFLWYSIMQRKDEFKNEVETCRQNAEYFAKKMNDYQQNCLLNNYSTTLVFNLPSPSMVDKWQLAVLGKQAHFIVMQNHSKETIDQFINEYLAF; this comes from the coding sequence ATGCCTCAGAAGCTTGCAATGTATCTGGCAAAACTAAAGGAAAAAACAACGACTCATGCGGGTTACCCTTATAATCTCAATTATAACTATGACGAGTTAATACCTTTTCTGAAATTTTCACTCAATAATCTGGGCGATCCATTTGTGCAATCCAATTATCAAATTGAAAGCAGGGAATTTGAACTGGAGGTTCTCGAGTTTTTTGCAGAATTATACAAGTGCAGTAACTGGTGGGGATATATTACCCATTGCGGCACTGAGAGTAATTTACATGCTATGTTATTAGCAAGAGAATATTATCCCAATGGAGTTCTCTATTTTTCAGAAGATACTCATTATTCTATTAAAAAAGCGGCCAAGATATTTTGCATACCCTATAAAGAAATTAAATCACAATCCAATGGAGAGTTAGACTATCAGCAACTTTATGATGAACTGGATTCTACGCGTCCTGTTATTTTGAATTTAAATATAGGTACGACGTTTAAGGGGGCGATTGATGATATCAATCAGATTTCAGCCTGCTTCGAAGAAAAAGGAATCAAAGAGTACTACATTCACTGTGACGCTGCATTGGGGGGTATGTTAGTTCCATATTTAGCCCCAGACATGATTAATTTCCACGCCAACATTCATAGTATTGCCATATCAGGGCACAAGTTTATTGGTGTTCCTTTTCCCTGTGGTATTATTTTGACTTATAAGTCAGTAGCGAAAAAATTTTGCAATTTCATTGAATATTTAAACTCTAATGATGCAACAATCTCAGGTTCACGAAATGGTCATGCCGCATTATTTCTTTGGTATAGCATTATGCAGAGAAAAGATGAGTTTAAAAATGAGGTAGAAACCTGTCGTCAGAACGCAGAATATTTCGCTAAAAAAATGAATGATTATCAACAGAATTGCTTACTTAATAATTACTCTACCACGCTCGTTTTTAACCTTCCAAGTCCAAGTATGGTTGATAAATGGCAACTTGCAGTATTAGGTAAACAAGCTCATTTTATTGTAATGCAGAACCATTCCAAAGAAACAATTGATCAGTTTATCAACGAATATCTTGCATTTTGA